A DNA window from Nitrospira sp. contains the following coding sequences:
- a CDS encoding conserved exported protein of unknown function (Evidence 4 : Unknown function but conserved in other organisms; MaGe:77307966): protein MRGFVLNILLLCGWSLAAWAQAESPGVPWSQLNQQEQQLLQKFNQDWDRLTADRQERLRNGAQQWSSMNPDERTEARQRFQEWRQMSPDDQQRLRDRFQRFRELPPEKREAIRNARQWFRSLPPDERHEMRQRWKNMTPDERRAFRRQFRKDFDGERSVPSGNQFPRRDRPFRPNR from the coding sequence ATGAGAGGATTTGTACTCAATATTCTTCTGCTGTGTGGCTGGAGTCTCGCGGCATGGGCTCAAGCCGAATCCCCGGGTGTGCCGTGGAGCCAGCTGAATCAGCAGGAACAGCAGCTGTTGCAGAAATTCAATCAGGACTGGGATCGGCTGACGGCGGACCGTCAGGAACGTTTGCGCAACGGCGCGCAACAGTGGTCGAGCATGAATCCCGATGAACGGACCGAGGCGCGGCAGCGGTTCCAGGAGTGGCGGCAAATGTCTCCGGACGATCAACAGCGCTTGCGAGACCGGTTCCAGCGATTTCGGGAGTTGCCGCCGGAAAAGCGCGAGGCCATTCGCAACGCGCGGCAGTGGTTTCGGTCACTGCCGCCCGACGAGCGTCATGAGATGCGCCAGCGCTGGAAAAACATGACGCCCGATGAACGGCGCGCCTTTCGCCGGCAGTTCCGAAAGGACTTCGATGGCGAGAGGTCTGTTCCATCGGGGAATCAGTTTCCGCGCCGCGACCGGCCGTTCCGTCCCAACCGGTAG
- a CDS encoding hypothetical protein (Evidence 4 : Unknown function but conserved in other organisms; MaGe:77307967), with translation MKSEILYPGAFPMVRIELAAGEHLKAESGAMVASSPTVDVESKMEGGFLGALSRKLLTGEKFFFQTLRASRGPGEVLLAPTVPGEVVLLDLDGVNEYMVQKDGFLAGAEGINIESKMQSLSRGLLGGEGFFILKIGGKGMLALNSFGAIHKIELRPDQEYIVDNSHLVAWSATTSYNIEKASSGWVASFTSGEGLVCRFRGPGIVYIQSRNPGSFGSWIRQFIPVSE, from the coding sequence ATGAAAAGCGAAATACTGTATCCGGGGGCCTTTCCAATGGTGCGCATTGAGTTGGCGGCAGGGGAACACCTCAAAGCCGAATCGGGCGCAATGGTCGCTTCTTCGCCGACGGTAGACGTCGAAAGCAAGATGGAGGGCGGTTTTCTTGGCGCGCTCTCGCGCAAACTTCTGACGGGAGAAAAATTCTTCTTTCAGACATTGCGGGCGAGTCGTGGGCCTGGTGAAGTGTTGCTGGCGCCGACGGTGCCGGGTGAAGTTGTCCTTCTTGATCTCGACGGTGTGAATGAATACATGGTGCAGAAGGACGGCTTTCTGGCGGGCGCCGAGGGCATTAACATCGAAAGCAAGATGCAGAGTTTGAGCCGCGGACTCTTGGGGGGCGAAGGATTTTTCATTCTGAAGATTGGCGGCAAAGGGATGCTGGCGCTGAACAGTTTCGGCGCGATCCATAAGATCGAACTCAGGCCGGATCAAGAATACATCGTCGACAACAGCCATCTCGTGGCCTGGTCGGCGACGACGTCGTACAACATCGAGAAAGCCTCTTCCGGTTGGGTCGCCAGCTTCACGTCGGGCGAAGGGCTGGTCTGCCGATTCCGTGGGCCGGGGATTGTCTACATCCAAAGCCGCAATCCAGGCAGTTTTGGATCGTGGATCAGGCAATTCATCCCGGTGTCGGAGTAG
- a CDS encoding hypothetical protein (Evidence 4 : Unknown function but conserved in other organisms; MaGe:77307965) produces the protein MAVSAAAAPPEATPIPDADFLEFLGSWHTGDGRWVDPFHAAELSGAETGAPQKRQRTEPAQEPPRTNRRETREGSDQQSVWPIDPTREMTR, from the coding sequence ATGGCGGTATCGGCGGCTGCCGCGCCGCCCGAGGCCACGCCGATTCCAGATGCCGACTTCCTGGAATTTTTAGGAAGCTGGCACACGGGCGATGGCCGGTGGGTCGATCCGTTTCATGCCGCTGAATTATCGGGTGCCGAAACGGGGGCTCCTCAGAAACGTCAGCGGACCGAACCGGCGCAGGAACCACCGCGAACGAATCGACGGGAAACCCGTGAAGGGTCTGATCAGCAAAGTGTTTGGCCAATCGATCCCACGCGAGAGATGACGCGATGA
- a CDS encoding hypothetical protein (Evidence 4 : Unknown function but conserved in other organisms; MaGe:77307964), whose product MSQDLPRDDREFVQQAKEVLDRAVGEVDHAAVLRLQQGRLAALDARARRFSWRPWASGLAIASLAALAVLLWMQPAPPLQQAAVPLDDFELVTSVENVELAEDLEFFHWLAGDDQAG is encoded by the coding sequence ATGAGTCAAGATTTGCCGCGCGACGATCGGGAATTTGTCCAGCAGGCCAAAGAGGTATTGGATCGTGCTGTCGGCGAGGTGGACCATGCGGCAGTCCTTCGCCTCCAGCAGGGACGGCTGGCCGCGTTGGATGCGCGGGCGCGCCGGTTTTCGTGGCGGCCTTGGGCGTCCGGTCTGGCGATCGCTTCGCTTGCGGCGCTGGCCGTATTGCTCTGGATGCAACCGGCGCCGCCTCTTCAGCAGGCGGCGGTGCCGTTGGACGATTTCGAGCTCGTCACATCTGTCGAGAATGTCGAGCTAGCCGAAGATCTCGAATTTTTCCATTGGCTGGCCGGCGATGATCAGGCAGGGTAG
- a CDS encoding Putative RNA polymerase sigma-E factor (Evidence 3 : Putative function from multiple computational evidences; MaGe:77307963) yields the protein MALSHRVIPARSGHCYQGGRSATLEETRALDRFLAGIERRAFRMAQLATGQDDEALDLVQEAMLKLVERYGTRDEAEWGPLFHRILQSKIRDWYRRTKVRNRWRLWLKADEDGEATDDPLAAIADTATPAADHQLKTKEAAAALDAALRALPLRQQQAFLLRAWEELDVAQTAAAMDCSEGSVKTHYFRAIHTLRTRLGNHWP from the coding sequence ATGGCACTTTCTCATAGAGTGATACCGGCCCGCAGCGGTCACTGCTATCAGGGTGGGAGGAGCGCAACTCTGGAGGAGACGCGGGCGCTTGATCGATTTTTGGCCGGGATCGAACGCCGCGCGTTTCGGATGGCGCAGCTTGCCACGGGACAGGATGATGAGGCGCTCGATCTTGTGCAGGAGGCCATGCTTAAGCTGGTCGAACGGTACGGTACGCGCGACGAAGCGGAATGGGGGCCGCTGTTTCACAGGATTTTACAATCGAAGATTCGCGATTGGTATCGGCGGACAAAAGTCCGCAACCGCTGGCGCCTCTGGTTGAAGGCTGACGAAGACGGCGAAGCAACCGACGATCCATTGGCGGCGATTGCCGATACGGCGACCCCGGCGGCAGACCATCAACTGAAGACGAAAGAGGCTGCGGCGGCGCTCGATGCGGCTTTGCGCGCGCTGCCGCTTCGGCAGCAACAAGCCTTCTTGCTGCGAGCCTGGGAGGAGCTGGATGTGGCACAGACGGCGGCGGCCATGGACTGTTCCGAGGGGAGCGTGAAGACGCATTATTTTCGAGCGATTCACACGCTTCGAACGCGGTTGGGGAATCATTGGCCATGA